In one Halorubrum sp. CBA1229 genomic region, the following are encoded:
- a CDS encoding phosphoglycerol geranylgeranyltransferase, translating into MSNPWDDWDHVLKVDPDKELRDGETFEDVCRTGTDAIEIGGTLDVTAEKMTRVVDAAAEYDVPLYQEPSNPGVVIDSPALDGYLIPTVFNAGGPFWITGAHKEWVRIDDLDWERTHTEAYIVLNPDAAVAQLTDANCDLAADDVGAYAKVAERMFGQEIVYIEYSGTFGDTEKVAAAHDALDDATLFYGGGISDYESANEMAAHSDVIVVGDLLHDEGVDAVRETVKGAKDA; encoded by the coding sequence ATGAGCAACCCGTGGGACGACTGGGACCACGTGCTGAAGGTCGATCCCGACAAGGAACTGCGGGACGGCGAGACCTTCGAGGACGTCTGCCGCACCGGAACCGACGCGATCGAGATCGGCGGGACGCTCGACGTCACCGCGGAGAAGATGACGCGCGTCGTCGACGCCGCGGCCGAGTACGACGTCCCGCTGTACCAGGAACCGTCCAACCCGGGCGTCGTCATCGACTCGCCCGCGCTCGACGGCTACCTTATCCCGACGGTGTTCAACGCCGGCGGGCCGTTCTGGATCACGGGCGCGCACAAGGAGTGGGTCCGCATCGACGACCTCGACTGGGAGCGGACCCACACGGAGGCGTACATCGTCCTCAACCCCGACGCCGCGGTCGCGCAGCTGACGGACGCGAACTGCGATCTGGCGGCCGACGACGTCGGGGCCTACGCGAAGGTCGCCGAGCGGATGTTCGGCCAAGAGATCGTCTACATCGAGTACTCGGGTACCTTCGGCGACACGGAAAAGGTCGCGGCCGCCCACGACGCGCTCGACGACGCCACCCTCTTCTACGGCGGCGGAATCTCAGACTACGAGTCCGCGAACGAGATGGCCGCCCACAGCGACGTGATCGTCGTCGGCGACCTGCTCCACGACGAGGGGGTCGACGCGGTGCGAGAGACAGTGAAGGGCGCGAAGGACGCCTGA
- a CDS encoding tubulin/FtsZ family protein — protein MKTVLLGVGQAGGKLATALAQFDADAGYGAVLDALAVNTAAADLDPLPLDTVLVGQSRVNGHGVGGDNELGAEVMDEDAIEVLDALASKVTAEAEALFVVAGLGGGTGSGGAPVLVRELSRVYDVPVYAVGILPGRDEGAMYQVNAGRSLKTLVREADATVLLDNDAWRSSGESVEGGFAAINESMARRVGLLLAAGESVEGVPESVVDTSEVINTLRAGGMAAVGFASAPAAEDPGENVTTVTSAVRSAVMTGMSLPNATDADAALVAVAGDPDRISRKGAEKARKWVQEETGSMQVRGGDFPLDSDRIAALVLLAGVERSRRIEAFLERARQAVRDEPAETPDPAEAFRNDEIDDLL, from the coding sequence ATGAAGACAGTCCTCCTCGGCGTCGGGCAGGCGGGCGGGAAGCTCGCGACCGCCCTCGCGCAGTTCGACGCCGACGCCGGCTACGGCGCGGTGCTGGACGCGCTCGCGGTCAACACGGCGGCGGCGGACCTCGACCCGCTCCCGCTCGACACGGTCCTCGTCGGCCAGTCGCGGGTGAACGGCCACGGCGTCGGCGGCGACAACGAACTCGGCGCCGAGGTAATGGACGAGGACGCGATCGAGGTGCTGGACGCGCTCGCGTCGAAGGTGACCGCGGAGGCCGAGGCGCTGTTCGTGGTCGCCGGGCTCGGCGGCGGCACCGGCTCGGGCGGCGCGCCGGTGCTCGTCCGGGAGCTGAGCCGGGTGTACGACGTGCCGGTGTACGCGGTCGGCATCCTCCCCGGCCGCGACGAGGGGGCGATGTACCAAGTGAACGCGGGGCGGTCGCTGAAGACGCTGGTGCGCGAGGCGGACGCGACGGTCCTGCTCGACAACGACGCGTGGCGCTCGTCGGGGGAGTCGGTGGAGGGCGGCTTCGCCGCGATCAACGAGTCGATGGCGCGACGCGTCGGCCTCCTCCTGGCCGCCGGCGAGTCGGTCGAGGGCGTCCCCGAGTCGGTCGTCGACACGAGCGAGGTGATCAACACGCTTCGGGCCGGCGGGATGGCGGCGGTCGGGTTCGCATCGGCGCCGGCTGCGGAGGACCCCGGGGAGAACGTCACGACCGTGACCAGCGCCGTCCGGAGCGCGGTGATGACGGGGATGTCGCTCCCGAACGCGACCGACGCCGACGCCGCCCTCGTCGCCGTCGCCGGCGACCCGGACCGCATCTCGCGGAAGGGCGCGGAGAAGGCGCGCAAGTGGGTACAGGAGGAGACGGGGTCGATGCAGGTACGCGGCGGCGACTTCCCGCTCGACTCCGACCGGATCGCGGCGCTCGTGCTGCTCGCCGGCGTCGAGCGCTCTCGCCGGATCGAGGCGTTCCTCGAACGCGCCCGGCAGGCCGTCCGCGACGAGCCGGCGGAGACGCCGGACCCCGCCGAGGCCTTCCGGAACGACGAGATCGACGACCTGCTCTGA
- a CDS encoding type II secretion system protein: protein MTRALADAGDGSARREADGDSATGSAELRRSIAFLDWEISAERVVERGHRVGVGVGLLCVVALSVGVGPVPGALGGLAGGLAATHAVHRAPVWLAELRRTRALGAAPGLVGRLVLRMRLDPSAERAVRFAARTGDGPLADGLARHERGSADGPTSGLRSFAREWRPWFPAIDRAAALVRTAASAPAERRGRCLDRALDATIAGTTDRLASFVGEVRGPVSALYAFGVLLPLALIALLPAAAASGVPVGSAVVVGLYLGVLPAGLLAASAWLLSRRPVAFAPPSIDGDHPDVPERARHAAVVGVLTGVVAAVLAARLVAGWAAPVAGVGVGAGAALLVGVRHRRAALSEIRDVERGLPDAMTVIGGDVAEGVAVETAIANAGERLDGATGELFERSGRRSETLRVSVREAFLGRGGPAVPVPSPRVRGAVALLAVAAREGRPAGDVLLELADQLEELRALETDARRQLATVTSTLTNTAAVFAPLVGGATVALATGIDTVDVGGLDAGATAGADALGLGGGTAGVEGTGAAETAGSSAGGSGGAGTLSVPMLGRVVGTYVLILAALLTALATGLERGFDRTLVAYRVGIALPTATATYLVAFAGAGALL from the coding sequence ATGACGAGGGCGCTCGCCGACGCGGGCGACGGCTCGGCGCGTCGGGAGGCGGACGGCGACAGCGCGACCGGGTCGGCCGAGCTGCGACGGTCGATCGCGTTCCTCGACTGGGAGATCTCGGCCGAACGGGTCGTCGAACGCGGACACCGGGTCGGGGTCGGTGTCGGTCTCCTCTGTGTCGTCGCGCTCTCCGTCGGCGTCGGTCCCGTTCCGGGAGCGCTCGGCGGGCTCGCCGGGGGATTGGCGGCGACGCACGCTGTCCATCGGGCGCCGGTGTGGCTCGCCGAACTCCGACGGACGCGGGCGCTCGGTGCCGCGCCCGGGCTCGTCGGCCGCCTCGTGTTGCGGATGCGGCTGGACCCCTCTGCGGAGCGCGCCGTCCGGTTCGCCGCCCGCACCGGAGACGGACCGCTCGCCGACGGGCTGGCGCGCCACGAGCGGGGGAGCGCGGACGGACCGACGAGCGGGCTCCGCTCGTTCGCCCGCGAGTGGCGGCCGTGGTTCCCGGCGATCGACCGCGCCGCAGCGCTGGTCCGAACGGCCGCGTCGGCGCCGGCGGAGCGGCGAGGACGCTGTCTGGACCGCGCGCTCGACGCGACCATCGCCGGGACGACCGACCGGCTCGCGTCGTTCGTCGGCGAGGTCCGCGGCCCGGTCTCGGCGCTGTACGCCTTCGGAGTGCTCCTCCCGCTGGCCCTGATCGCTCTGCTGCCCGCGGCGGCCGCGTCCGGCGTTCCGGTCGGGTCGGCCGTCGTCGTCGGACTGTATCTCGGCGTGCTCCCCGCCGGGCTGCTCGCCGCGTCGGCGTGGCTGCTCTCGCGCAGACCGGTCGCGTTCGCGCCGCCGTCGATCGACGGCGACCACCCCGACGTGCCGGAGCGGGCGCGACACGCCGCCGTGGTCGGCGTGCTCACCGGAGTCGTCGCGGCCGTGCTCGCCGCGCGGCTGGTCGCCGGGTGGGCCGCGCCCGTGGCCGGCGTCGGCGTCGGAGCGGGGGCCGCGCTCCTCGTCGGCGTGCGACACCGGCGTGCTGCGCTCTCGGAGATCCGCGACGTCGAACGCGGGCTCCCCGACGCCATGACGGTCATCGGCGGCGACGTGGCCGAGGGGGTCGCCGTCGAGACGGCGATCGCGAACGCCGGCGAGCGACTCGACGGCGCGACCGGAGAGCTGTTCGAGCGCTCGGGCCGTCGAAGCGAAACCCTCCGCGTGAGCGTGCGGGAGGCGTTCCTCGGCCGAGGCGGCCCGGCCGTCCCGGTCCCGTCGCCGCGGGTCCGCGGGGCGGTCGCCCTGCTCGCCGTCGCCGCGCGGGAGGGCCGCCCGGCGGGCGACGTGCTCCTCGAACTCGCCGATCAGCTGGAGGAGCTCCGGGCGCTGGAGACCGACGCACGACGCCAGCTGGCGACTGTGACGAGCACGCTGACGAACACCGCCGCGGTGTTCGCGCCGCTCGTCGGCGGCGCGACGGTCGCGCTCGCAACGGGGATCGATACCGTCGACGTCGGCGGGCTGGACGCCGGAGCGACCGCCGGTGCGGACGCCCTCGGACTCGGCGGCGGCACCGCCGGCGTCGAGGGGACCGGTGCGGCCGAAACGGCGGGGAGTTCCGCCGGCGGATCGGGCGGGGCCGGAACGCTCTCGGTCCCGATGCTCGGTCGGGTCGTCGGGACCTACGTGCTGATCCTCGCGGCGCTGCTCACCGCGCTGGCGACCGGGCTCGAGCGGGGCTTCGACCGGACGCTGGTGGCCTACCGCGTCGGGATCGCGCTGCCGACCGCGACGGCGACGTACCTCGTCGCGTTCGCCGGGGCGGGGGCGCTGCTGTAG
- a CDS encoding riboflavin synthase, with protein sequence MFTGIVEGTGAVRERTETADGLRLRIGVEGFDDLHHGQSISVSGVCLTVEEYAADDGEAADGGWFEVFLASETVAKTYLGDVAEGDPVNVERAMPADGRFDGHVVQGHVDTVAEVTGIERVGEDWRFAFAIPEGHADYLVDKGSVTLDGISLTVAEKRDGEFDVAVIPTTYELTTLSEKSVGDPVHLEVDVIAKYVENMVDGYGE encoded by the coding sequence ATGTTCACCGGCATCGTCGAGGGTACCGGCGCGGTCCGCGAGCGGACCGAGACCGCGGACGGGCTCCGGCTTCGGATCGGCGTCGAGGGGTTCGACGACCTCCACCACGGCCAGTCGATAAGCGTCAGCGGCGTCTGTCTGACCGTCGAGGAGTACGCGGCCGACGACGGGGAGGCCGCCGACGGCGGCTGGTTCGAGGTGTTCCTCGCGAGCGAGACGGTCGCGAAGACGTACCTCGGCGACGTCGCCGAGGGGGACCCGGTCAACGTCGAGCGCGCGATGCCGGCCGACGGCCGGTTCGACGGCCACGTCGTACAGGGGCACGTCGACACCGTCGCCGAGGTGACGGGGATCGAGCGCGTCGGCGAGGACTGGCGGTTCGCGTTCGCGATCCCCGAGGGCCACGCCGACTACCTCGTCGACAAGGGGTCGGTGACGCTCGACGGGATCTCCCTGACGGTCGCCGAGAAGCGCGACGGAGAGTTCGACGTGGCGGTCATCCCGACGACCTACGAGCTCACGACGCTCTCGGAGAAGTCGGTCGGCGACCCGGTCCACCTGGAGGTCGACGTGATCGCGAAGTACGTCGAGAACATGGTGGACGGTTACGGGGAGTAG
- a CDS encoding ATPase, T2SS/T4P/T4SS family: protein MNLDIPSLSRIGDGDPSLRALPWTDDERDCRCEPSFREPVGTGVGDRVVLDVDAEECPGRGDLAESPDCLATAVEALSERDADVIRTRHRGRERAYAGRAAACLVAAGRFRERVGFHETRLADRVLRDPVGAAREATGREGPPARIAAETGLSTVVEGAEEVGDVLRAHAGPRIAAARVATAPPPEAALVDRWELDTGAIVRLYEGAGPLRTYHLTPPVRELDDGAVERLDDAKRRLLDGATGGDRAPGRAARATAEDGDPVSTLAEVLRRHTRGYGAFEHVFADDRVSDATLSAPVTENPLRVVVDGERCRTNVRLPPEGAATLASRLRRTSGRGFSRASPTLDATLETDAGRVRVAATTDPASDGLSFAFRRGDPDAWTLARLVDAGTLTPAAAGFLSVAVERGVTGLVAGGRGAGKTTALGALLWELPAETRSILIEDTPELPASALATAGRDAQRLRVGDGAEPSPSDAVRTALRLGGGAIVVGEVRGEEAQALYEAMRVGATGETVLGTIHGEDPAAVRERVVSDLGVSPSSFAATDLIVLLDDHRVDAIAEVTARGDGASFDPLFERTAEGLTPTGRIDRGESRLVERLAETDESYAAARAAAEVRGERIREAVAAGRTGPERYSESVSADGEGE from the coding sequence GTGAACCTCGACATCCCTTCGCTTTCGCGTATCGGCGACGGCGACCCCTCGCTGCGAGCGCTGCCGTGGACGGACGACGAGCGCGACTGTCGGTGCGAGCCGTCGTTCCGGGAGCCCGTCGGGACCGGCGTCGGCGACCGGGTCGTGCTCGACGTCGACGCCGAGGAGTGTCCCGGACGCGGCGACCTCGCCGAGAGCCCGGACTGCCTGGCGACCGCGGTCGAGGCGCTGTCCGAGCGTGACGCCGACGTGATTAGGACCCGCCATCGGGGTCGAGAGCGGGCCTACGCCGGGCGGGCCGCCGCGTGTCTGGTCGCGGCGGGGCGGTTCCGCGAGCGCGTCGGCTTCCACGAGACGCGGCTCGCCGATCGCGTGCTGCGCGACCCGGTCGGCGCCGCCCGGGAAGCGACCGGACGCGAGGGACCGCCCGCCCGGATCGCCGCGGAGACGGGGTTATCGACGGTCGTCGAGGGAGCCGAGGAGGTCGGAGACGTGCTGCGGGCGCACGCCGGGCCGCGGATCGCGGCCGCGCGGGTCGCGACCGCGCCGCCGCCGGAGGCCGCCCTCGTCGACCGCTGGGAGCTCGACACCGGCGCGATCGTCCGGCTGTACGAGGGGGCTGGACCGCTCCGGACGTACCACCTCACGCCGCCGGTCCGGGAGCTCGACGACGGGGCGGTCGAGCGGCTCGACGACGCCAAGCGCCGGCTGCTCGACGGGGCGACCGGCGGAGACAGGGCGCCCGGTCGCGCGGCCCGAGCGACGGCCGAGGACGGCGATCCGGTGTCGACGCTCGCCGAGGTGCTCCGGCGACACACGCGCGGCTACGGCGCGTTCGAGCACGTGTTCGCGGACGACCGAGTGAGCGACGCGACGCTGTCGGCGCCGGTGACCGAGAACCCGCTGCGCGTCGTCGTCGACGGCGAGCGGTGTCGGACGAACGTCAGGCTCCCGCCCGAGGGGGCCGCCACGCTCGCCTCCCGGCTCCGACGGACGAGCGGGCGCGGCTTCTCCCGGGCGAGCCCCACGCTCGACGCGACGCTGGAGACGGACGCCGGGCGCGTCCGCGTCGCCGCGACGACGGACCCCGCCAGCGACGGGCTCTCGTTCGCCTTCCGCCGCGGCGACCCGGACGCGTGGACCCTCGCGCGGCTCGTCGACGCGGGAACGCTCACGCCGGCGGCCGCCGGTTTCCTCTCCGTCGCCGTCGAGCGGGGCGTGACCGGCCTCGTGGCCGGCGGGCGGGGCGCGGGGAAGACGACCGCGCTCGGCGCGCTCCTGTGGGAGCTCCCCGCGGAGACCCGGTCAATACTGATAGAGGACACCCCCGAACTTCCGGCGAGCGCCCTGGCGACCGCCGGGCGAGACGCGCAGCGGCTCCGCGTCGGCGACGGAGCGGAGCCGTCGCCGAGCGACGCGGTCCGGACCGCGCTCCGGCTCGGCGGCGGCGCGATCGTCGTCGGCGAGGTCCGCGGCGAGGAGGCGCAGGCGCTCTACGAGGCGATGCGCGTCGGCGCGACCGGCGAGACGGTGCTGGGGACGATCCACGGAGAGGATCCGGCCGCCGTCCGGGAACGGGTCGTCTCCGACCTCGGCGTGTCGCCGTCGTCGTTCGCCGCGACCGACCTGATCGTCCTGCTCGACGACCACCGCGTCGACGCGATCGCCGAGGTCACCGCCCGCGGCGACGGCGCCTCGTTCGACCCGCTGTTCGAGCGCACGGCCGAGGGGTTGACCCCGACCGGACGGATCGACCGCGGCGAGAGTCGGCTCGTGGAGCGTCTCGCGGAGACCGACGAATCGTACGCCGCGGCAAGGGCGGCCGCGGAGGTACGCGGCGAGCGGATCCGCGAAGCGGTCGCCGCCGGGCGAACGGGTCCGGAGCGGTACAGCGAGTCCGTCAGCGCGGACGGTGAAGGCGAATGA